In one Vanessa tameamea isolate UH-Manoa-2023 chromosome 10, ilVanTame1 primary haplotype, whole genome shotgun sequence genomic region, the following are encoded:
- the LOC113392031 gene encoding parkin coregulated gene protein homolog, with product MVLLPPCSPDICGKDFRSSLKKPSPNYPHKTRKCRIVPAFTIQSMQKNTKVLPPPKCGVFDPLPPKPTMFRRCYQRGEFPVCIEFTTSGKRLAWKVPIEKLDFHHYLPMFFDGLAEGTYPFNFIVEHGVHDLVTKGSFKVLPVVPQIIIPIKNALATKRPTVLCHALKCIQMLVTGCDRVGEALVPYYRQILPTLNLFKDRNRNMGSGIDHTTTRGENVADLIEDTLQILERYGGPDAFINIKYMIPTYESCVLN from the exons ATGGTTCTATTGCCGCCGTGTTCTCCGGACATTTGTGGGAAAGATTTTCGTTCATCTTTGAAGAAACCGAGTCCAAACTATCCGCATAAGACAAGAAAATGCAGGATCGTTCCGGCCTTTACGATACAGTCGATGCAGAAGAACACGAAAGTCCTTCCTCCCCCGAAGTGCGGTGTGTTCGACCCTTTGCCACCGAAGCCGACAATGTTCAGGAGATGCTATCAAAGAGGGGAGTTCCCTGTCTGTATTGAGTTCACTACGAGCGGAAAACGGCTCGCTTGGAAG GTGCCGATAGAAAAACTCGATTTCCACCATTACCTTCCAATGTTCTTTGATGGTTTAGCTGAAGGCACGTACCCTTTTAACTTCATAGTGGAACATGGCGTACATGATCTCGTCACAAAAGGATCCTTCAAAGTCTTACCAGTGGTTCCTCAAATCATAATACCAATCAAAA ACGCGCTCGCAACAAAGCGACCTACGGTTCTCTGCCATGCTCTCAAGTGCATACAAATGCTCGTAACGGGATGCGACAGGGTCGGCGAGGCGCTCGTCCCCTACTACAGGCAGATATTACCCACTCTCAACCTCTTCAAGGACAGGAATC gtaATATGGGATCTGGGATAGACCATACGACGACTCGTGGTGAAAATGTTGCTGATTTAATTGAAGATACACTGCAAATTCTGGAGCGCTACGGCGGACCGGACGCATTTATCAACATCAAATATATGATACCAACTTATGAATCTTGTGTATTGAATTAG